A genomic stretch from Pseudomonas sp. MUP55 includes:
- a CDS encoding helix-turn-helix transcriptional regulator: protein MNTSGDRLKALLREVHLSASDFAKNRGVTPQHVNNWFKRGVPMGRLNEIAELLCVSSRWLSDGRGPKHPPANYLLDGPNARIASAREDIGKYLTGPACRPENPDVEIPLHPTFTSTERIRVSQHTLKTLNVDPDRAVGAYMVDNSMIDIIQQGATLAVDKGRTQIVDGEIYAVEHDGMLRIKYLYNRPGGGLRMRSHNASEHPDEYLTYDQRFEQNFQIVGWVFWWSTLNNRRPPVPLDEHLLGWEGSESEPEVGN from the coding sequence ATGAATACATCAGGTGATCGTTTAAAAGCGCTACTACGGGAAGTTCATCTTTCCGCCTCCGACTTCGCCAAGAACCGCGGCGTCACGCCTCAGCACGTGAACAACTGGTTCAAGCGCGGCGTCCCCATGGGCCGACTCAACGAGATCGCAGAGCTCCTATGCGTCTCCAGCCGCTGGTTAAGCGACGGCCGCGGCCCCAAACACCCACCGGCCAATTACCTGCTGGACGGCCCCAACGCAAGGATTGCATCTGCCCGCGAAGACATCGGCAAATACCTCACAGGCCCCGCCTGCCGCCCGGAAAACCCCGACGTGGAGATCCCCCTCCACCCCACGTTCACCTCCACCGAGCGCATCCGCGTCTCCCAGCACACCCTCAAAACCCTCAACGTAGACCCCGACCGCGCCGTAGGCGCCTACATGGTCGACAACAGCATGATCGACATCATCCAGCAAGGCGCCACCCTCGCCGTCGACAAAGGCCGCACCCAGATCGTCGACGGCGAAATCTACGCCGTCGAACACGACGGCATGCTGCGCATCAAATACCTCTACAACCGCCCTGGCGGCGGCCTGCGCATGCGCAGCCACAACGCCAGCGAACACCCGGACGAATACCTCACCTACGACCAACGCTTCGAGCAGAACTTCCAGATAGTGGGCTGGGTATTCTGGTGGTCCACCCTCAACAACCGCCGCCCACCGGTACCGCTGGACGAACACCTGCTGGGCTGGGAAGGCTCTGAATCGGAACCGGAGGTGGGCAACTGA
- a CDS encoding amino acid permease — MSTSPLHSSNHGLSRSLKERHVMLIAIGGIIGAGLFLGSGKAIATAGPALLLAYALCGGMVYLIARALGELSLYRPSSGSFATYAEEFLGPRVAFITGWSYWMIWILVGVLEVTGIGLLMKYWFPELPQWIPALVTVGVLMVINLFAVKTFGEVEFWLALIKVLTIVGLIGAGLAILLFGLPTSAPTTPSVTNLWRHDGFFPNGWSGFWFAVPVAAFTFAGIEVVGLVAAETAEPQRTLPRAINSILWRMAIFYLGSIAVIMALYPWNQIDTAQSPFVMVFDSIGMGVAAGFINFVVISALASSCNTGLFATSRMLFALSHIQQAPRQLQVLSPRQVPARCLMVSTAILLVGVLLNYLIPESIFSLLMTGILGLLIWVWVVIMAAHMAYRRKVQRCALGEVHYRLPWPKVSSVLVLGYLTVLVVLVIRDPETRAAAYVAAAWFGLLMLVYPKPAASKGVGDAWNA, encoded by the coding sequence ATGTCCACATCACCGCTTCACTCTTCCAACCATGGCTTGTCGCGCTCGCTTAAAGAGCGCCACGTCATGTTGATCGCGATCGGCGGCATTATCGGGGCCGGTTTGTTTTTGGGGTCGGGCAAGGCGATTGCCACGGCGGGGCCGGCGTTGTTGCTGGCGTATGCGTTGTGTGGGGGGATGGTTTATCTGATTGCGCGGGCGCTGGGGGAGTTGTCGTTGTATCGGCCCAGCAGTGGGTCGTTTGCGACCTATGCCGAGGAGTTTCTGGGGCCGCGGGTGGCGTTTATTACGGGTTGGTCGTACTGGATGATCTGGATTCTGGTGGGGGTGCTGGAGGTGACCGGAATTGGTTTGTTGATGAAGTATTGGTTCCCGGAGTTACCGCAGTGGATTCCGGCGTTGGTCACGGTGGGCGTGTTGATGGTGATCAATCTGTTTGCGGTGAAGACGTTCGGCGAGGTGGAGTTCTGGCTGGCGTTGATCAAGGTGCTGACGATAGTCGGGTTGATTGGGGCGGGGTTGGCGATTTTGCTGTTTGGGCTGCCGACATCGGCGCCGACGACGCCTTCGGTGACCAACCTGTGGCGCCATGATGGATTTTTCCCGAATGGCTGGAGCGGCTTCTGGTTCGCGGTGCCTGTGGCCGCGTTTACCTTTGCGGGGATTGAGGTGGTCGGCCTGGTGGCGGCGGAAACGGCTGAGCCGCAGCGCACGTTGCCACGGGCGATCAACAGCATTTTGTGGCGGATGGCGATTTTTTACCTGGGGTCCATCGCGGTGATCATGGCGCTGTATCCGTGGAATCAGATCGACACGGCGCAAAGCCCGTTCGTGATGGTGTTCGACAGTATCGGCATGGGCGTGGCGGCCGGGTTTATCAACTTTGTGGTGATCAGCGCGTTGGCGTCTTCGTGCAATACCGGGCTGTTTGCTACCAGCCGCATGTTGTTTGCGCTGTCGCATATCCAGCAGGCGCCGCGTCAGTTGCAGGTGTTGAGCCCACGCCAGGTGCCGGCCCGTTGCCTGATGGTGTCGACCGCGATTTTGCTGGTGGGGGTGCTGCTCAATTACCTGATCCCGGAGAGCATTTTCAGCCTGTTGATGACCGGGATTCTGGGCCTGTTGATTTGGGTGTGGGTGGTGATCATGGCGGCGCATATGGCCTATCGCCGTAAGGTGCAGCGCTGCGCGTTGGGTGAGGTGCATTACCGCCTGCCCTGGCCCAAGGTCAGCAGTGTGCTGGTGTTGGGCTATTTGACGGTGCTGGTGGTGTTGGTGATCCGCGACCCGGAAACGCGCGCGGCGGCCTATGTGGCGGCGGCATGGTTTGGGTTGTTGATGCTAGTGTATCCGAAACCTGCCGCATCGAAGGGGGTGGGTGATGCCTGGAATGCTTGA